Genomic segment of Kogia breviceps isolate mKogBre1 chromosome 9, mKogBre1 haplotype 1, whole genome shotgun sequence:
taaaaaatataaacacctcTGATGAGGGAGGATTGTTCGGGTCATAAACGAAGAGCTTCTGGCCATTAGGATGACAGCCTACCAAGATGTCCCCCGAGGAAGGATCAATAGATAAATTATCCACCAGTGTATCCAACTTGAGTACCTTCCAAATGAAAAAATGTCAATATCTAAATGCCATGAGAAATTTGATTAAATAATTTAGGGCTAAATTTTCTTGCTCCTATGCATATGGGGAAATTTCACCCATCTCCTGCTTCCACCGTTTCACACCAATattgcttaaaataaatttaatacacTGGTTTAGAGtcccttttcatttttcctaaaaTTAAGAAAGTTGGGGCAATAATCAATCTCTCTAAAAAATGAATCCCTTTCCCCTTAAAAGATGCACAGTGATCAGTTAGCTCAAGGAATTCATTCAAAGCAAAATAGGAAATTCTTAATCAATCTAAAATGTGTTGTCaagcaggaagaaaataataatggtgTGGAACCCAATTTCTACCTTCATTTATTATTGAAAGAACTGACAACTTGCATAAATCTTCATTTCAGAATTCATCTATTAGTCTTTTCAATTGTGAAAATTCTTATTGGAATTCATCAGGTGCCATCAGTACTTCATGGAATGGGCTCTAAATCTGATGCAAATATCCCTCCCAACACACCGCTGCATGTAATCAGTCAGTTCTTGTGATTGTGGGAAACAAGAGACTTGGCCAGTTACAGAGAGGAAGCGGTGAAAAACCCAGAATAGCAACACTGGCTATTCTGTTCTAAGTGAGGAATTGTTATAGAATAACTATGTAATTTCAAGATTAATGTCTGCTTTAGatatagaaagaaatattttacctTCAATTGAGTTAAATTCATATTAGGGTGTTTTTCCAAAACATGAATTTCATGAGCCAATATATCAGCAACATAGATGTACCTTTGCAGGAAGGACATACTGGTTAGAGCCCCAGGCTAATATAAAGCTTCATTAACACAGTATGACGAATAAGTCTTAATAACCTGCCAAGAAGTTAATCAATGATGGGCCCTCAAGGAATGCTTGATAAaggtcaatttttatttaaaaagtaagctTTCAAAATCAATTCAGTGTTACTACAACAATCATGgaattgttaaattatttttcaaaaagtttgtaaggaaaaataatataggacatcatttaaaatataaagtctgtGATATTTGCCACTGAAAGGAcagtaaaacaaatatttggtTTCAGAAAAAAACCTTTTACATTCTACAATATAATTTGATATTTCAAGggatcacttacatgtagaaacATATGGTATAAAACAGAACACATTTTATTAGAATATTAATACTtattaatatttaacaaatatttattaacatataGAGAAATGTAAGAGTTAGAAATAAGTATCTATTCAGAACAATCTGTCTATATCTAAGGAGGGTGAATTAATGGACTACTTCACGGTAATTTTTCTCATTGAATTGTCTGTTCCATGGCAACTGTTCTATTGAGCAATTATAGTGTGTAAAGCCATGAACTCAGTATTGTGACAGATAGAAACATGAAGAAGACACAGCCTTTTCTCCTGAAAAGTTTGTAGTGTGTTGGGGTGATCAGATGGTTTAgacacattaaacaaataatacaGCATGATTGGTACTATAAGACATATTTCAGGTCTAGAGACTGAAGAAATCTTTAACTCCTAAAAAAACAGAAGGGCTTACAAAGGAAGGGGCATCTGCAGTGGACATGGAAAGAGAGACTGGATTTGAGGATATGAGGACAAAGCATCTTTTAGGCAAAAGAAAACATGTGAACAAAGGCACAGGGGCAAGAAAGAGAGAGGCAGTTTTGCAAAAGAATGAGTTCTTGTCTAAAGCATAGTAAGTGTGGAAACAGTAGAAGAGGGAGGTTGGAACTAGTTTATTAAAGAGAGTCCAACCCATTAGCCTGCCTTGATTTGATAAGCAACTGGGGTCCACTGAATTTCTGGAACAACAGAGTGGCATGATAACAAATGGTCAGTTCTGTTCAACAATTACTAAGCATGTGCTTTGTGACTGGCTGTGCTCAGTATGAGGATTCAAAGATGAAGCAGACTGAGGTCCCTCTTTGGGAGATCTTGAAAGGGCAGTGGAATATAAAAGACAAAGTTGGCAACAGTGCGAAAAATGGAAGTGGACTGAAAACAAGTGGGAAGAAAGTGTAACACTCCAGCCAGATAGGGTGAGAACCTGAACCAAGCAGGTGTCaatgggaaggaagaaggagtgAGGATAAGGGACGGAAGCACAGATAGAACCAGTGTGACTTGCTCAATGGCTGAATAGGAATGGTGAGAGAGATGGAGTTAAAGCTGGATGCcctactgttattatttttagcttGGGTGACTGGAAAGTTTGACTCTCATAACTGAAAGATGAGAGTTGAGGAGAAAAACAGATTTGGTGGGAGAGGTTGGATTGGGTCAGTTATAGACAATTTAAATTGAAAGAAGAAATTGTCATGAAAATAGACATTTAGTTGTCACAGAATGCCAGATTTATTTCATGTTATATTTGTAGTAGTTTAAATTGTTCAGTGTGCTAAGGTAGTAAAAGGGAAAGTTAATAGAGACTTTAATATCCTTCCTATAGGTTACAGTTAGACATATAAAAATAGTGAGATAATTTAGGAGGGGCAATTTGGCAGTATCTATTAAAGCTAACATTTAAAAGGAGCACGCTTTAAGtgagtagttctattttaagggGTTTGTTCTACAGAAACACTTGCACAAATGTGCAAAGAGGAGGCGCTCATAGCCCCACATTTAGCCAGTGCCCAGTGGGCATCTGAACCTAGGTCTATATGACTCCAAAATCTAAAGATTTAACCACTGTGCTGTATGTAATTCTCCCTTGGGgggtttttccttaaaaatatttggatacgtttcagtggtaaatgagaaataaaaaatggttttcgggcttccctggtggcgcagtggttgagaatccgcctgccgatgcaggagacacgggttcgtgccctgctccgggaagatcccacatgccgcggagcaactaagcccgtgagccatggccactaggcctgcgcgtccggagcctgcgctccgcaacgggagaggccacaacagtgagaggcccgcataccgaaaaaaaaaaaaaaaaaaaaaaaaaaaaatttaaaaatggttttcatacagcaaaaaaaccccCTACATATCCATTTATAGAGAATTGGTTAAATTAGTTTACAATCATCCTGAAAATAGAATAATATGCAGCCAATAAAACgatgatatatttatttaaaaggaaaacacctacctaatactttaatatgtatatacaaatatgaacccattttataaaaatttacatttataaaattaaattctacaatgatatataccaaatttatatactatatataaatatatatttatatattacatgtaaatatatagtacatatatgtatatattttatataaaacattatctatttaataatatattacatataatatatgtattctaTATTATAGTATTATagtaatatttgtaaatattatatatatttatcatagaCCAAAAATATCAAGTAAGCTATTtctacattgaaaaaaaaaaagcaaggtaaaGAATTTGGCCCAGCACCATGactgagaagaaatgaaaatacttcTATAAGAGACCATACTTTTTATCAGGTGAAATATTGATCCCATTTGCTGAATCAAATCCTTCTGCTACCACTTTAACTTCATTTGGACTGTAGTAAATGACATTTGTCCAGTGTAAGTTCAAATATGTTTCCAAATACTTTAAGAAAGGATCAGAGAAATAGTGGTCATTGGTAGCATAGAAATGTGCTGGTCCAACAGCTATGATATCATTCAcactggaagagaaaaataacatgtgagagaaaataaaaagccagTTGGTCTCAGTATTAAAGATTAAGTCTCCAGAAGGTTTACATGATATGTGCTTTAAATTTTTGGTGAGACGTTTCCCAGGAAAAGCTCAGCTAAAATCACATGGCTATAGTCATATGTAATCTACTATAATATCATTTGCTGGAGAACAATTTTTTATGGTACCAGGTAATTTGAAGACAGGTCATTTAGCAATTATGGCAGgttattataaaaggaaaaagaacttgGTGCCAACAGAGTGTGTTTTTTGACAGCAAGAAATGAAGGGTTTaacaacaatatgaaaagacacaGCTGTCCAAGGGAGAGAGCTCGGTGGAGCCTCATTGGCTGGTGAGCTGATTGCGCTGTCAATAACATTTACGtagcttccattttctcagttGCTGGATTTTCCTGAGTTCCTTTGCTTAGTTATTAGTCAAACTAAGGTTGACTGTTCAATTTCTACCTGACTCACAAAGCCGACCTGCTGAGAATGAACAGGCGCTCAATAAACACTTGCGGAGAGATGAATGATGAAATTGCCATAGTGAAATGCTTCAGGTGAGAGATTTATATGCTAAaaacaattacatttttaaaaccagtTAGGTAAGGgtgttattaaatttaaattccaaTTACCCTATGCAAAAATGTCTGAAAGAGCAGCTTTCTCCTTtgttaaaggaaaaacagagctacagGGAAAGTGGGTCCCCACGCTGAAATAGCGCCCTAATGCAAAGGCTGCCTGGATGGTACTTATGCTCCAGTTTATTATGAAGTGGATTTTTGGAAGAATGGTTGGCAGTTACACACTTAAGCCCTAGATAGGGAagtaacagaaattaaaaatattcatcaaGTTCAAACTTAAAAGATGCAGCTGAGCCGGAGAGGGGCACATAATTCTTTTTTAGATCAACCAGCTCTATGTTCTTGAAATAGCAATGACCCACTTCCAATTCTGCAGGGCCATTGGTCCACAGCTACCTTGTGAAAGCAGTTCTTGTTAGTCCCATACTAAGCATACAAACTCCATATAAAGCAGACTACTCTTCCTTGGCAGGACAGGTATTATTACTATTTGGATGATGAGTCATCTGAAATGGGAGGTGACAGAAGGAAAAATGGTGAGGTTTGTCTTCTACTCTCAAGATGTCCCTGAAGAGCAAATCCCCAGTAGTCCAGCATTTCCTTATTTCTCAAGGGACCCCACACAGAACACTGATATCGACTTTCCCTGCTCTGCAAGGAaactatgtatacacacatacacatataaatacatgtatttgtttatgtgtatatatgtgtgtgtgtgtgtgtgtgtgtgtgtatttcagctCTTAGAAAAGGTGaaagggagttcacctctgtgctttgtgaccacctagaggggtgggatagggagggtgggagggagggtgacacaagagggaagagatataggaacatatgtatatgtataactgattcactttgttgtaaaggagaaactaacacactattgtaaaacagttatactcaaataaagatgttatttttaaaaaataattaattaattaattaattcaaaaaaaaaaagaaaaggtgaaaggACCATCATAGGGAATATTTGAAAATGCTACAGATAAATCAGAGAATGAACAAAAGGACTAATTACCTTGGAAGAAGCTCATGTTTGATTGTTTTTAGATGCAAAAGagaattttcttcctcttcaaatttaaaaatttctactgTATTCTTGAATTCTGGGTGGTTTACAACAAAGAGATAAACTGTGTCATCTAAAGAATTGAAAGAACAGAGTTAATTTACAAGACATAGGACCTCTGGGCAGACACTGACATTTAAATACCACGAGCAAGGAAAGGTTGAATGTATAAGCTGTTAGACGACCTAACAGATCATTCTTCTTCCCTGTCTTTCCCATCACTGTCTGTCTGGTGTTATTTCTGATCATTGGTCCCCTGACCTTTAAGAAAGAGTGTTTCCCACTCCATATACAGAATTCATGAATAATCTGTTAATAGTTTAATTCACAAATATAGCTCTTTTTCAATGTAATGATAATAGATATTTGAAAAGGTTATGAAATCTAAACATTCTTTCAGGTGTTAACCGTTAGAAATTTCTAAATATAGTATATAACTTACTGTCAGCTGAAGAGGCAAATGATGGACTTATTTGTATGAAGAATACAGAAGTAATTCATGAGTTAATTGTTCTCTTACTACAGATATGATCCAAATCTATTTTCCACAGTCATTTGCAAACCATGGtaagtttttttaatgttggtaGCTCATCAGCTCTTACCACTGTCTATGAAAGTGCTGATACCATGTGGATTAAATGAAGCCAAATTAAATCCACGGCTGATTCTTAATTCCAGTGCCCTtgggttttcttcttttagatCCATCATTAGTATTCCTCCAGGCTTATCTGGTGCAAAACTGTGGAGGCCTGGACATTTTAGACCCTttttaaaacagaggaaaaagttaaatataaaggcTTAAGTATTTTTAAGGACTAAAGTGGCAACTATAAATAAATGATAGAGACTTTGGCTAAAGGTGGTGGCATAAACTTGCAAACacaaagagagcagagaggaaacaatataaaaaataataattggaagCTGGGAGGCTGAAAGCTGAACAATAACTGATATTTCTGAGTTGAGGCAGAAGACTAAGGGTTTAGTCTCTTCAAAGGGTAACCAGAGGTTGGTGGACTGGGAGATAACACAGAGTTGAGGGCGGAGATAAGCCACTATCTGACACACATTCATTCTCTCCCCATTGTAACATGAGGTGGGACTTTGTCTCATTTGTTCACTGCTAGACCCCAAGGCCTGGATCAGTGCTTGGCATGTAGCCAGTCTGTCCTTTTTCTACTGATTCCAAATGTTGCTTTTATCATGTACTAGATCCCTGTTTACATATTGGTCTGTTTGGACTCATGCCTAAATCCTGTgctttttaattactatagctttatttataaaatacaatatgtatatatatatatggcaagtCCTCACATCCCACACCACATTGCTTTACCTTTCCAAAATCGTCTTAAATATTtctgctcatttatttttctgtataaatttCAGAAATTAAGTTGCTATTCAAATGGAACCTTATTATTactggtagtagtagtagtattacattttctatttgttttttcctaGTTCATGGGAAAGCCATTGAGTTTTATATGTTCATTTTGAATACAACCATATCACTCAACTCTCCTATTAGGTCTAAGAGTCTGTTAGCTAAATCTCTTGGACTGTTTAAAAAACAGGTAATCACACTATCTGAAAATAATggcagttttgtctttttttctacctcgtatttctttttcttgttttcttgggTTATTAAGAACTCTAGTAGATTACTGATGGTTACAGTATTTTAGGGcatattcttccttttctaaacATTAATGAGAAGGCAGTTAATGTTGCACCACTAAGAATGGTATTTGCTGTAggtttctggaaggtttccttcTACTTCTAGTTTTTTTGGAGCTTTTAATCAGGAATGagagttgaattttatttaatgctttttCAGCACTCAGTAAAATAATCGaggtcttttctcttttaaatcttTCAAGTCATACTTTATGCAAATTTAAAAGAGTACCAAAAAAATCTCACTTTATGCACAAATtgtatttaatagaaattttctccaattaaaaaaaatctatcaaaatTACCCAACTTCAAGGCCCAACAAGTAGAAAAAACTGCAATTATGCTATTGCTACATGGCAGTGCCAATTCAGTGGTTAATAATCTCTATTCTTTATTAATGTCCCATAAATGATAGGGTTTCAATGCTCAGGAAGCTCTACCAGGGATGTAATAACTCTCCATAGCTATGTAATACTCCCTATCTTTTAATACTCTCTATCATTTTaacctgttttttctctttttcaaattttattttatttccacctgaggtaaaatatacataacagagAATTCAccattttcactatttttaagtgtacagtttagtagtgttaagtacattcacactgtcatttaaatcttttttctatTCTATGTCATCTAATTCCtcattaagtgtgatgttagtTTTGAGATGCCCCTCAAGCCTGTAACTTTGAAATAGGATGGGCTAATTGGCTACAATGCttggaagaataaacaaatgCCATGATGTAGGAGTTATTCATTTAGAAAGGAGTGCATTCTGGGAAATATTAGAGACAATGCTGAGTAAATTAAAAAACATCAGTAAAATGAGATTGtttctaaatttgaaaaaaagaaaagaaaagtcacaTAACCAAGGAAGgataagagaaaaataagcagaagaaattCTGTTGACTTGGCTACAAGATCACTGTGACTATATTAAGCCTCTCAGCTAAAATGGCTGTAGATTTATTGTGCTTGGAGACCTCACCCCTCCTAATTCAGATTTATTCCTGTGGGGAGAAAATCTTGAAATAGGTGACTTCTGGATTACGCAAATCTCTGAAAACAGCTTCTTTACAAAAAAGCAACTGCCTTCTACTCTAATCTGCGTATTTGCATTTtagttatgaataatgctgactACGTGCAAGCATGTGCTTCTACACAAACCCAGAGTCCTCCTAGAAATGTCATTTTACTCATTGTGTGTAGGTAATTAACTAAAACTTTTAAAgccatagttttaaaatttaatattgggctggccaaaaagttcgctcgGGTTTTCCGTAAGATGCTATGAAAAACCCGAACAAatgttttggccaacccatatAAATATCAATGTTTCTGCCGAAGTCTACagtatttcttttctccctctgtgGTAAAAAGCCAGCCACTCACAGCCTTTCATATAAAAACCATCAGGAACCTGAAGAGTGTTCTAACCCTCATTCTCATCTCAGCTGAGTTCTCTCACCTTCCTCATAAGTCTGACAACTATTTTATTAGTGTTGTGACTCTTCTGAAGCATCTCCAAGTTTTTCACATCTTTCCTGAGTCTCAGTGCCTGAAAATAATGGCTGCTGAGAGGGGACAGAATAACTACAGGCTGCCTTCAAAGTTGGATACTTCTTTCACAAGAAAAACTGAATCCATGAAAATGCCAAGGTCCCTCACCTTGGCCCACGccagggaggagaaagaggtggTCAGAACTTCCTCCTTGGCCCACATATACAATTTTCTAATTAGAATGCATATTGGTGTAGCCTAGCATCACTCAGGCCAAtcaattttaaagtctttgtaaTGTATACCTGAAAAGGTGGTTATTTTTCAGCTTataaaaattaaggcaaaagTGAAGGGTATAAACAAGCTCAGTCAATGACATTCCACTTACGTTAGGCTattagggaaaaagaaagaaagcaaaagcacTGGCCTTTGTCTAGGAAAGTTGGTATattgtttgaaaataaataataacagcaaGAATACTAGTTTCAAATTGAATATATAATGGAAAGGTAgatgctgtatataaaatagcataATGTAGTATCAAATATCCACAATAATGccccaaatattctttttaataacaaACTTTTAGAACACAGATTGCATTGGAATATTTTAGTGCAAGGCAGTTGGAACGTAAAGAGTAATAAATCACTTGGCAAAGACTTTTTCATCCCTACATTCAGAGAACCTGGAGGAAAATTTCCAAGATCCTGTTtgacctgtcttttttttttttaaatgaggaactTTAAAAACAAGTTACTGCTCTGAAGGCCTCATCAAACTCCCTTGTACCTCCTCCACTGAGACTGGGCAAGGAAGATACTCACCACACTAAAGAAAGCCAGACCATTGGGAAGTATGTCAATATCTTCAGAGCCGGCTTCTGTTAAGTTCAAGAAATAAATGTCATGTTCAAATTCTGTGACTTGTTAGGTAGAGCTTTGTTTACTTTATCAGTATCTGTATCTTTCGGAATGGTTCCGATTTTTTCTTCCAAGGAACCACTCTCTTTAATAAACGTCAGTCTAAATCCTTCCCTGCAGTGAACTTCTGACTTAAAATGTTAGAGATTTTATGTCTACTCAAATCAAAGTCAAGTAATCACCACATTTCCAGCTATAATACCGAAAAAGTTGACATCTGTACACTCTTATGATAAACATCCAGATGTCTGTACAAAAGTAATTGACATCAGGGGAATATTACTTTCAGAATGAAGGGCTCATCTTCATTTAACCATGCAAATATTCTTGTCCCTTTCTTGGCTCACTCAATCGGAAGCAAACACAGACATTTCTCTCATTAACAGAGATAAAACACCTGGGATTGTATAGTCCCTCTTTAAAAAACAATGCCTGCTTGTTCTCATAAACAAAGAAAGCTTTCTGTTTAATCTTTAAATTTAGgcttaaattacagaaaaaaaactagCAAAAGAAGATTAATGAAAAATACCATGCACCTAAGCCAGGTGAAACTTCTAACAGTGTCTCTGAAACAGGCTACAATTACTATTGATTGTTTATCGATTGTCTGCAGTACACTCCACACAGCACAGCAAATAATTAGACATAAGACCTTGCCAGTGGTCTCACTGTGTAAATTCCACAGACAGATAATAGACCCAAACAcaagaaaagaggaataaaaatggCTTAGATTAAGCCAAATCATGACACATTCTTTGAGTCCACAAAATCCAACCTTCCGCTTTAAGCCCTCTCCAAAGGATTTCTCCACGATTATTTCTAGGTTGTCAAAAACAAACAGTATCTATCCAGCTATATGGATTTTGATTCCTGAGTTTGCATTTGGCTGGCTGCCTCCAGTGTTGCTGGCTCCATCATagaggagaaaagcaaaaaaaaaaaaaaaaaaaaaaagccaaaaacttCACTTCATAAAGATGACCTATATGCTTGCTTCTCAGAAAGAAGAGAGATATAAGTTTAAGCACTGTATGCTTGAGTTCTTAACCTGCGGTCTGTGGACCCCTAAGTAACCACATATGGGTTTCAAAGAGTTTATGAACACTCTGAAATTCTATGCAATGCAAAATGTCTTGTGTATGCACAGGTAAGacattttctgtgaaaaatgttcttGGCTTTCAGCAGATTAAAAAACAGGGTCTGTGATACCTCCCAAAAGTTAAAAACCTCTAGATTCTAGTGCCATGGTGTTTCTCAACTAATAAAGAGCAAGGACCAAGGAACACTTCAccatgtatacatacacaaacacacgaacacacacacacacctgcacacagaATTCTAGTCCAAGTTCTGCTTTCTAGATCCATTGAGTAGGAGCTCagttaatgaatatttgttgttcCTGAAAAATCATTTAAGACAATTTAATTTCAACGTGTGCATGCTTACACACATAGACAAAGAAAAGATATGTAGAAAAAAACTAACAATTTTTTTGGGTGGTGGGATTAtaagtgattttcattttcttctttatacttttttgttttaaaaatttctacaaaTAATCATATTCTTTTAATGAACAAGAAAAGAAcaatggtttttgttgttgttttttttttttccagtactcgggcctctcactgttgtggcctctcccgttgtggagcacaggctccggatgcacaggctcagcagccatggctcacgggcccagccgctccgcggcatgtgggatcttcctggactggggcacgaacctgtgtcccctgcatcggcaggcggactctcaaccactgcaccaccaggaagcccaagaacaatgttttttaaaagatatattcatGTCAACCACATTGCTGCTTCTTTCTGTTTAATCCTGTTGCCTAATTCCAAGGAAAATAATTCATATCTGTAGCTTTCTTTAGAATATTTTCCAGATCTACTCCCTGATCTTTATTTCTATAGCCATTATGACAGTAGGCTTTTATAATCTCATAACACC
This window contains:
- the PON2 gene encoding serum paraoxonase/arylesterase 2 isoform X3 — translated: MGRLLALSLLGIALALLGERLLALRNRLKASREVESVDLPNCHLIKGIEAGSEDIDILPNGLAFFSVGLKCPGLHSFAPDKPGGILMMDLKEENPRALELRISRGFNLASFNPHGISTFIDSDDTVYLFVVNHPEFKNTVEIFKFEEEENSLLHLKTIKHELLPSVNDIIAVGPAHFYATNDHYFSDPFLKYLETYLNLHWTNVIYYSPNEVKVVAEGFDSANGINISPDKKYIYVADILAHEIHVLEKHPNMNLTQLKVLKLDTLVDNLSIDPSSGDILVGCHPNGQKLFVYDPNNPPSSEVLRIQNILSEKPTVTTVYANNGSVLQGSSVASVYDRKLLIGTLYHRALYCQL
- the PON2 gene encoding serum paraoxonase/arylesterase 2 isoform X1; the protein is MLSTFSVRCALLASCNRLQLHLLIKGCQEEEQCLCNRKHQSWRRNIYWNRLKASREVESVDLPNCHLIKGIEAGSEDIDILPNGLAFFSVGLKCPGLHSFAPDKPGGILMMDLKEENPRALELRISRGFNLASFNPHGISTFIDSDDTVYLFVVNHPEFKNTVEIFKFEEEENSLLHLKTIKHELLPSVNDIIAVGPAHFYATNDHYFSDPFLKYLETYLNLHWTNVIYYSPNEVKVVAEGFDSANGINISPDKKYIYVADILAHEIHVLEKHPNMNLTQLKVLKLDTLVDNLSIDPSSGDILVGCHPNGQKLFVYDPNNPPSSEVLRIQNILSEKPTVTTVYANNGSVLQGSSVASVYDRKLLIGTLYHRALYCQL
- the PON2 gene encoding serum paraoxonase/arylesterase 2 isoform X4; this encodes MDLESRTWTRILCAEAGSEDIDILPNGLAFFSVGLKCPGLHSFAPDKPGGILMMDLKEENPRALELRISRGFNLASFNPHGISTFIDSDDTVYLFVVNHPEFKNTVEIFKFEEEENSLLHLKTIKHELLPSVNDIIAVGPAHFYATNDHYFSDPFLKYLETYLNLHWTNVIYYSPNEVKVVAEGFDSANGINISPDKKYIYVADILAHEIHVLEKHPNMNLTQLKVLKLDTLVDNLSIDPSSGDILVGCHPNGQKLFVYDPNNPPSSEVLRIQNILSEKPTVTTVYANNGSVLQGSSVASVYDRKLLIGTLYHRALYCQL
- the PON2 gene encoding serum paraoxonase/arylesterase 2 isoform X2, translated to MLSTFSVRCALLASCNRGCQEEEQCLCNRKHQSWRRNIYWNRLKASREVESVDLPNCHLIKGIEAGSEDIDILPNGLAFFSVGLKCPGLHSFAPDKPGGILMMDLKEENPRALELRISRGFNLASFNPHGISTFIDSDDTVYLFVVNHPEFKNTVEIFKFEEEENSLLHLKTIKHELLPSVNDIIAVGPAHFYATNDHYFSDPFLKYLETYLNLHWTNVIYYSPNEVKVVAEGFDSANGINISPDKKYIYVADILAHEIHVLEKHPNMNLTQLKVLKLDTLVDNLSIDPSSGDILVGCHPNGQKLFVYDPNNPPSSEVLRIQNILSEKPTVTTVYANNGSVLQGSSVASVYDRKLLIGTLYHRALYCQL